A genomic region of Exiguobacterium sp. Helios contains the following coding sequences:
- a CDS encoding HAMP domain-containing sensor histidine kinase: protein MSKLMRKFLLAVIAPLLIMGVLSFSLTAFLVNRFAEDERYSQLMREANIIEEALAENRPVPREIQGFIIRDEVTERIGGRGRQVVELPILDDLKQKDIIEVQGNRLLTYQLMSGDTVITTIREAPLASSALDGVYLAIGVALLAALLLATGLAYYMGRQFIRPIMELRTVAKQIGDGRKDVLLPDRPNDEVGDLIHAVDEMQEQLIQKEALQKAFIAGITHDLRTPLAIIRNETEALAAGVIPVDELPDVTTSIIEETDRLGLLIDETLVYSKLAGGMMPLDRTEVAVNQLVEETAERLRSTFLKDGLRLTVETAPVLLSLNRRMFERVLVNFLMNAHVAAPSGSEVLVRLTATELTVEDAGSGVAERDRSTIWDLYVKQTGGSGHGLGLAISRLILDSHGLAYGVRDSMLGGACFYIRFK from the coding sequence ATGAGTAAGTTGATGCGAAAGTTTTTGCTGGCGGTCATTGCGCCGTTATTGATTATGGGCGTACTCAGTTTCAGTCTGACGGCGTTCCTCGTCAACCGGTTTGCGGAAGATGAACGTTACAGTCAGTTGATGCGGGAAGCAAATATCATCGAGGAAGCACTGGCAGAAAATCGTCCGGTACCGCGTGAAATTCAAGGGTTTATCATCCGTGACGAAGTGACGGAACGAATCGGAGGACGGGGACGGCAAGTCGTCGAACTGCCGATTCTTGACGATCTCAAACAAAAAGACATTATCGAAGTCCAGGGGAACCGGCTGTTGACGTATCAGTTGATGAGCGGCGATACCGTCATCACGACAATCCGCGAAGCACCGCTCGCAAGCAGTGCCCTCGACGGCGTCTATCTGGCGATCGGTGTGGCGTTACTGGCCGCCTTACTGCTCGCAACCGGACTGGCCTATTATATGGGACGGCAATTCATCCGACCGATCATGGAACTGCGGACCGTTGCGAAACAGATTGGCGACGGACGAAAAGACGTCCTGTTACCGGACCGACCGAATGATGAAGTCGGTGATCTGATTCACGCCGTCGATGAGATGCAGGAACAACTGATCCAGAAAGAAGCGTTGCAAAAAGCGTTTATTGCCGGAATCACCCACGATTTGCGGACACCACTCGCCATCATCCGCAACGAGACGGAAGCTCTGGCGGCCGGAGTGATTCCAGTCGACGAACTGCCGGACGTCACAACCAGTATCATCGAAGAAACGGATCGGCTCGGGCTGTTGATTGATGAGACGCTGGTCTATTCGAAACTGGCCGGCGGGATGATGCCGCTTGACCGGACGGAGGTGGCAGTGAATCAATTAGTCGAAGAAACAGCGGAACGGTTACGGTCGACTTTCCTTAAAGACGGATTGCGTTTGACGGTCGAGACAGCACCGGTCCTGCTCTCGCTTAATCGGCGGATGTTCGAGCGGGTTCTCGTCAATTTCCTGATGAACGCCCACGTCGCTGCCCCGAGCGGAAGTGAAGTGTTAGTCCGGCTGACAGCAACCGAGTTGACGGTGGAGGATGCCGGAAGCGGTGTCGCAGAACGCGACCGTTCGACAATTTGGGATTTGTATGTCAAACAGACCGGCGGCTCCGGGCATGGTCTCGGTCTTGCCATCAGCCGATTGATTCTCGACAGTCACGGCTTAGCGTACGGTGTCCGGGACAGCATGCTTGGTGGTGCCTGCTTTTATATCCGGTTCAAATAA
- a CDS encoding response regulator transcription factor → MNILVIEDELKLAQVTERFLRHHGYTVTLAASLAEAKTKLASTSFDAALVDVRLPDGDGWSLVPGIKATVPAPVVFMLTSRGEADDRVFGLELGADDYLVKPIVLKELIIRLERALKQRLPVGRQLGDVTIDEKARRVQSGTDTVSLTKMEFELLVYFFEHMGEALTRDQILDEVWGYTFGGDTRTVDTHVKQLRDKMPTIKQQLKTVHRVGYRLEAIE, encoded by the coding sequence ATGAACATTTTAGTGATAGAAGATGAACTGAAGCTGGCACAGGTGACGGAACGTTTTTTGCGTCATCACGGCTATACGGTCACGCTCGCGGCGTCGCTTGCGGAGGCTAAAACAAAACTTGCGAGTACGTCGTTTGACGCTGCCCTCGTTGATGTCCGCCTGCCGGACGGGGACGGCTGGTCGCTTGTCCCGGGCATCAAAGCGACGGTTCCGGCTCCGGTCGTCTTCATGCTGACGTCACGCGGGGAAGCGGACGACCGGGTGTTCGGACTGGAGCTTGGAGCAGATGATTATCTCGTCAAGCCGATTGTCCTCAAGGAATTGATCATCCGGCTCGAGCGGGCGTTGAAGCAACGGTTGCCGGTCGGTCGGCAGTTAGGTGACGTGACGATTGATGAGAAGGCGCGCCGTGTCCAAAGTGGAACGGACACCGTCAGTCTCACGAAAATGGAATTCGAACTGTTGGTCTATTTCTTTGAGCACATGGGTGAAGCACTGACGCGCGATCAAATTCTCGATGAAGTCTGGGGCTATACGTTCGGAGGCGATACGCGGACGGTCGATACACATGTCAAACAGTTGCGGGATAAGATGCCGACGATTAAACAGCAGTTGAAGACGGTCCACCGGGTCGGCTACCGGTTGGAGGCAATCGAATGA